GGCCAGGGTCTGTGGATTTAGAAAGAGGTGTTTGGCAAGTAATTGGGTTTAAGCAATTTCTGCCCTGGCTGAAAGGAGAAGTAGACTCACCGGCAGGTGGGATTGATTCAATGAAACAGGCAACTAGAAAGTATGCTACAAGGCAAACTAAATGGATCCACAAGAAACTATTACCCATGTGTCAGGCGGATTATGCCGTAGGCGATAGAGAAGCTGCACTCTTAGATGCAACCGATCTGTCTAAATGGAATCAGAATGTATTTAGTCGAGGTGTTCAGATCTGTCAGGATTTTATGAATGCCACTCCTGGTACGATTCCTAACTACTCTGTTCCGTTAGCTCCAGCAGGATTGGAAGAGTTGCTAAAAGCTCGCAGTGCTGAAAAGGCTTTCAACTCTGACAAATGGAAACATCATGTTTGTGAAATCTGTACTAGACTTGACAGCGAACCTTGTATTTCAATTGGCGAAGAAGCTTGGAAAACGCATCTTAATAGCAAGCGTCACAGGCTTGCTGGTCGTAAACTTCAGAAACAAGAAGCCTTTGAACACTGGAAAAGGAAACAATCGGAGAACCCACAGTCAAATTCCGACCTGTCTCCAAACACTCCTAAGGAGGCCAACGTGGCTGCTGACGAAcagtcagaaaaaaaacaaaagatcTGATATATTCAGAATCATGTTCTGTACATATcccttatttattatcatgTAAATTAGATGGTTACTTAAAATTAATGCCTCTAGAAGGATCCCATGTATTAGGCTGGTGTGGTTTGGGGGCTGGGAGAGGGCTCTGGTGAGCAGCCATGTCATTAATAGCCACTTCAGGTGTATTTGAATTAAAAACTCGTTCAAGGTCGCCTCCTTGCTGACGGCGTTCGTAGACAAATTTAAGCGATTCATTCAAAAGGTCTTTAATTTGTCCCGAGATCACGTTGTAAAATGTTAGTGCTTGTTCACAACCACTGCGCACCTCGTTAAATCGACTGTATGCCTGTTCTAAGCTTTGAACTGCGTTTTGTCGTTCTGTGTAGGTATTGTCTGTTTGCATAGTGTCCAAGAATGTTTGGTTTCTTCGCTCAATCACTTGAATCAAATAGTTCTGTTTATCAGTTTGATCCTGGATCCATACCAGGTTTTGATCAAAACGACCCAAGCTTTGCGTATACACTGACTCAAATACAGATGCTTCAATCTTCTGGTCAGGATTTTGCTGCTTGATTTCGTCATACTTTTGGATTATTTCAGGCACTGTTGGTTAGTTATTGGTTATCATGAAGCTCAAATTATCAGTGTTTTCTGATATAACTTACGAAGATCAACTTTGTTTACTTCCGCTTGAAGCACTTTGAGATACTGTGAGCGATCGAGTTCAGTTCCACGGCATTTGGAAATGGCAGCACGTAAATCCCCCATGGCCTGTTCAAGTATTGGACTGAGCTTTACAACTGTCGCATGTGGTAAGAATTGCTCTAGAGCCGGTTGGCCACGAGAAAGAACAGTCAGTAAAGATCCAACGGCGGTCAGCTTCGACGTAGATTCTTCATCGATCTTGGCGGCAATGTCGAGGTTTTCCTTGAATGCATCAAGCTGCTTCCAAATGTGAGGTGCCGCTTCTTTAGATGTTGGTCGTGACCAGCGTTTAGTACCAAATTCAGCTCTCAGAGTATTGTCTTCTGATTCCTCTACCGTCAGTGTATCAGTAGCTTCTTTAATCAGTCTTTGACATTCTCCAGATATCCTCGCTATATCCTGGAATGCTTCCTCCAATCTAGGTAAACCTCCATTGGATCTAATTTCTTCAGCATAGCTAATAAGTGTCTGTGGCACACCAAGGGGCTTTTCTACAGCATCCAATGCCCCGGGGAGATTTAGTCTCTGGAATTCAGCATGCAATTTACTATTGAGTGACTCCACTTCTGTAACAATGTGTCGTTGAACATAAGCTTCgattttttcttggaatgCCCTAGCTGTTTGGTATAAAATATGTGGCAATAGCGATGCAAAAGGGACAGGGTCGGGCAAGTCTGCTAGTCCAGGTGGTAAAATGGGTTTTGACACAGACGAACGTCCAATAGAAGGCAAGTCCCTATCATTTACCACGTCCTGTAAATATATGAGATCATTATCCTTTTCAGCTCTCACAAGGTCTGACTTGGCCTTTGTGTGGAGTCCTTGTAAATCCGCCAACACACTAGGGGAAATGtatctctttcttttcagtGCAGATGCGCTGCTATTTACAGCGACCCTCAACCTGgctacttcttctccatATTTTCCTCGATCTAAACAGTCCATTGAGGCACGATACTGTGCTGCGGCATTGAAATGATCCTTTTTAAATGCAATATGTTCTACCCATTCAGTTCGTAATATAGAACTGCGATTCGAATAAGATAGGGATGCAGCATACAGTTCAGAGACCTCACTTGCTAGTTTAGCTATAATTATATTCTTGAGCCCGTCGTTGACAGCTTTCAGCCAAAAGCAttcttgtgcttgtgccaAGTTCAAATACAGTAGCGATTCAAGAGTGTTATTGTCAAGGGCTAGTGGTGGAGCATTTTCAAATTGAGGAAGGACATCGTTTATGAGATATTTAAAAGCACCCGCAGCAAATTGAAAGTACTGGTAAGCATGTTTAAGTCCATCTTGGTGCGATGTCTTGGGCACCTTACATCCCAGACGGGAGTACACAGCACCAATATTATACAGAACATTGATTCGCTCAAATTGAAGAGACCTATACGAATTGGCTGCATTTGTAGCATAGCCTAGGGTACTATACCAC
The Sugiyamaella lignohabitans strain CBS 10342 chromosome A, complete sequence genome window above contains:
- the RIM20 gene encoding Rim20p (Protein involved in proteolytic activation of Rim101p; part of response to alkaline pH; PalA/AIP1/Alix family member; interaction with the ESCRT-III subunit Snf7p suggests a relationship between pH response and multivesicular body formation; GO_component: GO:0005737 - cytoplasm [Evidence IEA,IEA]; GO_component: GO:0005737 - cytoplasm [Evidence IDA] [PMID 14562095]; GO_component: GO:0005634 - nucleus [Evidence IEA,IEA]; GO_component: GO:0005634 - nucleus [Evidence IDA] [PMID 14562095]; GO_function: GO:0003674 - molecular_function [Evidence ND]; GO_process: GO:0001403 - invasive growth in response to glucose limitation [Evidence IMP] [PMID 11698381]; GO_process: GO:0016485 - protein processing [Evidence IDA,IGI,IMP] [PMID 11698381]; GO_process: GO:0006508 - proteolysis [Evidence IMP] [PMID 11698381]; GO_process: GO:0009268 - response to pH [Evidence IMP] [PMID 11698381]; GO_process: GO:0030435 - sporulation resulting in formation of a cellular spore [Evidence IMP] [PMID 11698381]), with product MTKFPSDIRLDFVWYSTLGYATNAANSYRSLQFERINVLYNIGAVYSRLGCKVPKTSHQDGLKHAYQYFQFAAGAFKYLINDVLPQFENAPPLALDNNTLESLLYLNLAQAQECFWLKAVNDGLKNIIIAKLASEVSELYAASLSYSNRSSILRTEWVEHIAFKKDHFNAAAQYRASMDCLDRGKYGEEVARLRVAVNSSASALKRKRYISPSVLADLQGLHTKAKSDLVRAEKDNDLIYLQDVVNDRDLPSIGRSSVSKPILPPGLADLPDPVPFASLLPHILYQTARAFQEKIEAYVQRHIVTEVESLNSKLHAEFQRLNLPGALDAVEKPLGVPQTLISYAEEIRSNGGLPRLEEAFQDIARISGECQRLIKEATDTLTVEESEDNTLRAEFGTKRWSRPTSKEAAPHIWKQLDAFKENLDIAAKIDEESTSKLTAVGSLLTVLSRGQPALEQFLPHATVVKLSPILEQAMGDLRAAISKCRGTELDRSQYLKVLQAEVNKVDLRKLYQKTLII
- the MOD5 gene encoding Mod5p (Delta 2-isopentenyl pyrophosphate:tRNA isopentenyl transferase; required for biosynthesis of the modified base isopentenyladenosine in mitochondrial and cytoplasmic tRNAs; gene is nuclear and encodes two isozymic forms; converts to a prion form, and prion conversion contributes to azole antifungal resistance by upregulating ergosterol biosynthesis; GO_component: GO:0005737 - cytoplasm [Evidence IEA,IEA]; GO_component: GO:0005829 - cytosol [Evidence IDA] [PMID 9872948]; GO_component: GO:0005739 - mitochondrion [Evidence IEA,IEA]; GO_component: GO:0005739 - mitochondrion [Evidence IDA] [PMID 14576278]; GO_component: GO:0005739 - mitochondrion [Evidence IDA] [PMID 16823961]; GO_component: GO:0005739 - mitochondrion [Evidence IDA] [PMID 9872948]; GO_component: GO:0005730 - nucleolus [Evidence IDA] [PMID 9872948]; GO_component: GO:0005634 - nucleus [Evidence IEA,IEA]; GO_component: GO:0005634 - nucleus [Evidence IDA] [PMID 9872948]; GO_function: GO:0005524 - ATP binding [Evidence IEA,IEA]; GO_function: GO:0046872 - metal ion binding [Evidence IEA]; GO_function: GO:0000166 - nucleotide binding [Evidence IEA]; GO_function: GO:0052381 - tRNA dimethylallyltransferase activity [Evidence IEA]; GO_function: GO:0052381 - tRNA dimethylallyltransferase activity [Evidence IDA] [PMID 18852462]; GO_function: GO:0052381 - tRNA dimethylallyltransferase activity [Evidence IDA] [PMID 3031456]; GO_function: GO:0016740 - transferase activity [Evidence IEA]; GO_process: GO:0006400 - tRNA modification [Evidence IDA] [PMID 18852462]; GO_process: GO:0006400 - tRNA modification [Evidence IMP] [PMID 3031456]; GO_process: GO:0008033 - tRNA processing [Evidence IEA,IEA]), coding for MLENGLYDEVKEMYEEFKKIEQRDGPGSVDLERGVWQVIGFKQFLPWLKGEVDSPAGGIDSMKQATRKYATRQTKWIHKKLLPMCQADYAVGDREAALLDATDLSKWNQNVFSRGVQICQDFMNATPGTIPNYSVPLAPAGLEELLKARSAEKAFNSDKWKHHVCEICTRLDSEPCISIGEEAWKTHLNSKRHRLAGRKLQKQEAFEHWKRKQSENPQSNSDLSPNTPKEANVAADEQSEKKQKI